AAGCCTCTGGTCCCGGGTGTTGTTGTAAAGGCAGAGAAAATTCTGATGGACCCGAAGAAGCTGTTCCTGTGCCGAGAGTCGCTGAGCGGTCAAAGCCCAAAGACAGGCCCTGCTGTAACTGTTAGCATCAACGGTGAGTTCTGTCATTGGCTTTAGCTTATCTGGCTCAGAATTGTTTAAAAGGCAAAGATGGTGTATAAATAGTCTAAGGCTTTATTTCAAGTTGAAAGAGGGCTTTCCTGTGTTTGTAGCTAGCCACCGGTTAACATTAGCGCTATGAGTAGCTTCACTTCTGGGAGAACCATTGCTCCGCGTTAACacatataataatatataatgcaACCTGAAATAATAGTCTCTCAACTCgcatattgttgttttctttgttcatccTAATGAGAAGAGAGCTGCTGGTAAATGTGACAGGTTACAACAAAACCATGAACAGGTCTTCTTGggtattttgagttatttacagattctgaaagtaTGAAGTCTAAGCTTTCTAATGATGtcaaacacatggaaataaaaaagaaattgttcttTACTACCAAGCGTTATGAGCATTAATAACATTTAGAGCTATTTGTGATTTAGAAGCccagttaaagaaaaatagacttgagttgctttaacagaaaccaaaaaatttttttgcaccattaaatataaaataacccACCCATTTCTATcagttgtatttattaattgtatttaattaatttaatcatttaattaaataaaaataacaatagctgTAGACGTGTAAGCAGAGCACCATTCATTACCAAACAAAGtcctaaaaacaaagaactgtTCTGACTAAATGAGACGAGTCCGACCCTCACTGGATAGAGCTGTTCAAAGGAATCCATTCGCTAGTGAACAACACATCAACAATCAGCAGCTAGTATGATTCAGCTTCCTCTGTTAATATAAATAGTCTTGgagttattttctttcctcagtatctgaagcttttcttttgagtgaCCCGGTTTTCAGCCAGTTTTCCATCATTATTTTTgaacacaatcctttggtaagctagctgtaATGTCACACTTTGTGCTCACGTCACTGTAAACAAACGGTCATTTACACACAGTACCTCGcggaccacagtttgagaaagattGCATTAAACATACTgccactttcacacacacatatttcaTATGTAATTGGTGATttgccagaaaactgcagtgatGCAGCCCTAGTCAAACATAAATCTCACAGAAATGCATTAGAAAATAATCCATGTTGATCTCTTGTTGTGGAAAGTTATtacattagttgtttttttttaaagcgttCTTAAACAGAGGACATTGAATCTGCAGCTGAAGTCAGGGTGCTGGGTGTGTTGACCTGTAAGCACCTGAACTAATGACAGACTGTTTTTGCAGGATGTGCCGGAGTCCGGTTCGCCCACACCGACATCAAAGTCCCAGACTTCTCTGACTACAGGCGTCAAGAGGTGCTGGACCCCTACAAGTCATCCCAGGAGAGCAGCGAGTCCCGGAGGACCTTCTCCTACCTGTTCACCGGCGTCACCGCCGTGGTCAGCGTCTACGCCGCCAAGACTGTGGTGACTCAGTTCGTCTCCTCCATGAGCGCATCCGCCGACGTTCTGGCCATGTCCAAGATCGAGATCAAGCTGGGCGACATCCCTGAAGGGAAGAACATGACCTTCAAGTGGCGAGGCAAGCCGCTGTTTGTCCGCCACCGCACCGAGAAGGAGATCGAAGCCGAAGCCACCGTCAACCTCTCGGAGCTGCGGCACCCGGAGCTCGACAAGGATCGGGTGGTCAAGCCCAAGTGGGTGATCGTCATCGGTGTGTGCACACACCTGGGCTGCGTGCCCATCGCCAACGCTGGAGATTATGGAGGTTACTACTGCCCCTGCCACGGCTCGCACTACGACGCCTCCGGCCGCATCAGGAAAGGCCCCGCCCCTCTCAACCTGGAGGTCCCTTACTATGAGTTTCCAGATGACGACACGGTGATAGTGGGATAAACTTTCCCAGTCAGAGAAAGGCTGAGCTAACCCAACTGGGAGCAACAAGACTTCAGTTCTCCATGGCaacatttgtctttaatttcATAACTTTGAATCGTCTCCAGTTATGTTAAGATGTGGAGGCTGAAGTTGCTCTGACCTTAGCTCCGGTTATGCAGCTGGACACTTGGAAGATGCCACCCTTTCTGCTTCTCATTGGTTGAAtatgatgtaaatgtaaattaaaccATACGTTATCACATGTCTTGCTCCATCTCCTGTTGTGCTCAATAaagatttctattttatttgacCTCTGAGAGACTGCTGAGCCTTCTTCAGAGCCTCGTGGTTCTGTTAACACACCACGAGCTTAAAGGgccagtgttatgtaaaatcaacaatGTTGAGCTTTATATGAAGTTATAaagttattccttcatcaaaaccATAGCCTGGATTGTTgccttaattttctttttgttttcttgggaaatcctttaatctccttgGTTCCCctactcggctccttcagactagtcagcagcaaacacctggtggaactgcgtgTTGGCTGAGCTCATATATTCTACTATATTCTATATTCTCACACAAGCAGCAGCTGATGACGTGCAAAGCTCCAGCAGTCTCATTAATACTGCCGCTCAGAACCACTGATCATCCCCCTGCACACACTGCAGCCTGGAAGCATGACAGATTCACCATGGTTCTCTATGTGTAATCACTCTTTAATCATGTTCATTCACACCTCTGATGCCTCTGGCCTCatggtgacagaaaaaaaaaatgttatcctATAAAAGGAATTACAGAACACGCTAAAGAGACATGATATATCCTGTCCAAAAGTTGCTGTGGTACCAACATAACCTTAGTTCAACCATGTGCAAGATAAAAAACAGGACATGTTGTGTGACATGTCTGTGTTGCATGACCTCCAGAAGGAGGTGGTTGGGTTTCTTTCAGTCGGTGGAGCTCTCTGTAATATTCCTCCCTGTGCAGCTTTTATTCTCCTATGACTTTAACAGTTACGTCCCATTCATCCACTTTGTCTCGACACTATCAAGGcattctggagagaaatgtgGTTCCTTGTGTCAGAAAGCTTGCTCATGGGTCTTCCAGTAAGATAACGACCCAAGACACACAGCTAGAAACAAAAGAATGATGTACTGCACACAGTCTAGCCATGTACTTTCCAGTAGTTCAggaatgaaaatgagaaaagaaaatgagaaaagaaaccaaaaaaataaatcaataaaataacattagtagaaacataaaaatgacaaaaaactaCTTCCATGTACTAAAAGtcattctaaataaatatcttaaGGCTAGCTTTGAacagaggatggatggatggatggatggatggatggatggatggatggatggatggatggatggatggatggatggatggatggatggatggatggatggatggatggatggatggatggatggatggatggatggatggatggatggatggatggatggatggatggatggatggatggatggatggatggatggatggatggatggatggatggatggatggatggatggatggatggatggatggatggatggatggatggatggatggatggatggatggatggatggatggatggatggatggatggatggatggatggatggatggatggatggatggatggatggatggatggatggatggatggatggatggatggatggatggatggatggatggatggatggatggatggatgtttccgTCCTGCTGTAGCAGAGCGCTGCCTTTCCTCATGGCTGCCCTTAGAGTTTTAGAAAGCAGTCAGGTGTGACTGGGGAAGGTGAAGGAGGTGAAATGCTTCCATCACTTGAGGGAGAGCAGAGTGGAAGCTTCATACTTGAATCCACAGTGACAGCTTTGCTGTAGGGCAGAGAGCCTTGCGGTCTGACCCAACTCCTTCTTCTCTGGGATTCTTCTGCATCTCTGACATCTCTTGTCATCTCTGCTCCACTACAGAGCCTTTCACTTGTCACGGCTTTCAGGACGGAGCCCCACTGTTTAAGGTGAGTGGGTTATGCCAGGAGGTTCCTAACGGCTGAGCTGCTCTGTTGGCATGCAGGGCAGCTCTCTTATGTTCCCCATGAATTCAACTTTGGTTTTCTGCTTCcgcttttatttcatttcatgaaTTTCTCaggacatattttaaaaaaatcttacttaTTCAATAAAGTTGCATGTGgagctgcttttaaaatgatttacagtCACAAATGTTTAACAGAACTTGAGTGCGATGTCTCCAACTGGGCAAGATGTTGAGGTACCATCCACATCACAGTGTGTTTCGTACTATGGAACGGTATCAAGCAAAGACCAAATAAAGCTGTGGGCAAATGATTCTATTGAAAgttttaataagacaaaatcTGAATATAAGTGAAGAACTCTCTTTGAATTAGTCAAGGGCAGTATGGTGttgacttgtatttattttctgtttcagatcagaGCTGAAAATGACCAGGATCAGATGACAACCAATGTCCCAAACGAGACAGATCCAGTCCTGGATTCACTGCCCATCAATTcagaggtattttatttttaaggtgcaGCTAAATGATGTCAGTCAGCCAACCTGTTCAActtcagtgtgtctgtgtgtggaccTGAATGAATTGATAAAAacatatgttttggttttttgtgaCCTTGTAAATATTGATTTGACCTCTGATAAATGTTGATTTGGCTTCACAGAATATATTGGgagagtaaatatttaaatttcttttaggttacaaaaaatatatttcgtTTTGGTGATTTTAATCTAACAGAATCAGACTTCAATTTGGTCAGTGCTGGTGAAACTCTAATAGTCATCGTGTTTCTTAGCGTTTGTCTTCCAGACTGTTTCCAGAATTCAAAACACTTGGGTTAACCACCAAATTACTTTGTTTGCTACGTCAGAAAATCTTCTGTGGGGATAAAACAATCAATCTTTCTTCTTTATCACAGGAATTGGAGAAAGAAATATCTCAATGTCCTGATTGTACTCATTCAACTTCTACAGCTAGCAACACAGAACAGGAACAGAAGttgggttttcattttgaattttccaaaaattttgGCTGGATTTAAAACTAGTTTCTTTCCATGGGTGTTGGCTGTGatagaatgaaaacatttaagtgaagaTATCCCTGTGAATCAGTCAACCATATTGTATATGGGGACTTTGCATTATTGAATTGATAAAAACATCTGTGTTGGTTCTAGTGAGGCTGAGAATATTGGTTTGACTTCTGATAAATGTTGACTTGGTGCCACAGAGTATAATATTagggaacatttttaaatgttgtcaaaataaaagaaatatataaaaatcttgtcttctcttgtgtgtgtgtatatatatatatatatatatatatatatatatatatatatatatatatatatatctatatatatccatccatccattttctgttcacccttcgtccctaatggggtcgggagggttgctggttcctctccagctgcgtcccgggcgagaggcggggtcaccctggacaggtcgccagtctgtcgcagatatatatatatgtatatatatatatatatatatatatatatatatatatatatatatgtgtgtgtgtgtgtgtgtgtgtgtgtgtacaaatGGTACCACATATGGATGTGGGTCAGgaaaaaaacctggaaatatgatgctttttcttttcacttctctttatttgaaataaatggcCATCCAAATTCAGAGTAGAGGTTGTTTGGTGGTTTGAAAAGGtgagaaatgaacatttttgggTGGACCAGCAAGAATTACCCTGAGAAACAAAATCAGCTCAATAGACCAACAGTGACATCCCAGCCCTGATCCTGTGGTCCGCTTTAACCCCGTAACGTTTCTGTTGGTAAAGAAATGCTGCAGAAgcagtaaaatatgttttgttgctCTCTGTAAAAATACATACAGTATAATATTCACATCTTCTCATTCCTACAActgttagtttaatttaaaatgaaggtttcagattaatttttaaCAGCACAGACTTAAGCCACAGACCCACCTCAATGGCATAAAAATCAAATCTCTTAGCAGTTAATTGTACGTTTCATGCTCAGCAGGCAGGGATTTGACCGATGAGTCATTTaccttcacacacacaggaacCAAGGCTACTATGAGGCTGAGTAAACAGTAACCATATAACAAGGTCAAAGACCTGAAGGATCTCACTGAACTTTGCTTTACAggctcaacacaaacacatttgttaGGGTGAGTTTATGTTTCATATCACGTGTAGATATTCTCAATATGACAAGGAGAACTGAATTGGTAAAGCAAACATGCAGAGGTCTGTGAGCTTGttggacaaaaatgaaaaagttgagCAGCAGAGTGAATAGAGAAGATTTTTGGAGCTAAATAGCTAAATGTAGCCTCCGTCTGCATTTCCCTCATCAGGAAAAACAAGTAGAGTGCAGACTCCTCCCCGTGACCTTTGTAAAATCTTTCAGAGTTTTTCATTCTGTTGAGCACCTGCTGAGTTACATGTTCCCTCCTCCTCATCTCAGCCACAGACGCAGCAGAAGTCAATCTACAGTGAGTACaacaaaaaatctaatcaattCACAGCAGATGAGTGCTGCTGGGAAGGAAATTGTTGCTACATAAATATTTGCTATTTTCTGGGTGTTATGGAATGATTTTGTTTATCTGTTCAGTTTAGGATTCATCCAGAGAGGCAGATTTGGTCCAGCTCCAGTTTTGAATTGTTGCTTATTAACTGTGAATATAATTTCTAGCTGGTTTCCATTAACAGTGTAGTGGGTTTTGCTTTTCATGATGCAGGAGGAAATGGTTGGATAGAAAACAATCCTACATCAGTTCATCTGTTTCTTCTTGTGTTTCTGCTCTTTCTTCTCAAACCTCCAGTCAGTCGTGGCAGATGGCCGCTTGTACTGAgccaggttttggttctggttctggttctgctggaggtctCTTCTTGTTAAAGAGGAGTTTGTCCTCTCCACTGTCTCTACATGTATGCTCAGTTTGAGGAATTGCTGTAGTAGTCTTCTGCTTCTACTGGGTCTCCATAGAAACTTCTTAAACGACTTTAACTAATTAACTGCACTTAATGTACTGTTTGATAACTGGGATCATTTAGAATGTATGTATGACTGAattgactgtttttgttgttttttgtgaagTGCCTTGAGACGTCATTTACTGTGAATTGGcactatttaaataaactgaattaaattgaacCACTTGGTAAAATTGTATGTTCAGTAATAATTGGATATGCCATTTCTTTTGAAGATCCATCATGAACAACAGTCTGGTTAGCACTGATTTTACCTGCTCCTGAAAATAAGGAAGTGATATATCACAAACAATGACCAACAATGCAGTGCTGTCTTTTCAATACGAGTCAGTGctaatattaacaaaataaggGCAGAAGATGACACACCGTGAACAATTTTGTACATGTATATTCTGGCAGTCTCATAGCTCAGTAGGTTACAGTTCTGTAACATTGCACAGTGGTGATACTGTCAGGTACTCCTAGATACTTTAATGCCAAGTAATTGAAATGTGGAATGTCCATTCTTGCACAATTTAGCTTCCTGCATTGATAAATGTGACCAGGTGAAAATAATTTGTGATTATTGTGTCTGACCAGACCTTTTACTTGggatttaaaaattcatttagattcAATCCAAACCCAATGATTCTGAAACGTCTTACGCAATACtggattcagttcagttcatttctatTGAACCAATTCACAAAATATCAACTTAGGCAAAAAAGTCATTTCAGTCCAATCATGCAGATATTCTGACTGATTCCAGTTATGCTGGATCtggtttaaaaacatattttctgtttttgttacaaGAAGTTTTAACAACCGTAATCTAATAATTCTATGAGATGTTAGTCTTTCCACAACTTGTATGGTATTGTTAACATatggaaaatactttattatctGCACATGTTTTGTTATTAGGATATACAGCAGTTATTAGGACACCGAGGTGAAAGATAATTCATGCAAAGGGAAAGGAGTAATGGTCCCAAAATACATTCTTGTGAGACACCTGTGGACGAAtaaaggagaggagaggagcttCTGGTTTTAACAGATTATTATCAATTACCGGTAGATTATTGTTTCTATTCACTTTTGGCACCTCATGGGAAATTGAATCCACAAGATTTTACAGTTTACACAATCAAAGCTTTAAGTCATATCtagtaaatgttttactctttttaagatattttatttcacaataaaacaggGTATAAAACAGTGACCTTAGTGTTGCCATGCAGGCTGGGGTCATCTGATTGTGGGTGGATATGCAGAGAGAGTAGATTAGTATCTTTATTGATCCTCATTCAGTGAAAAGTCATATCCCTACCAACTATGATAAAGATCTTAGCACCATAAATTCTGAGATGAGATGGAGATATACGTAGATTACCATCTCTGTagaactgcagctgcaggtcaATGGGTGAATGGGGACACCGGTGTCATCATGGCAGTTAAAAGGTTAAATGTGACTACATAAATCCAAAACTGTAAAAGGCGGTACAAAAAGTTCCGTAATTTCTTTGTGTTCTTACAgttctttattcatttcagaaatgCTTGACTCTTGCCTGTTCCTGCTTCTCCTTGTTCCaggtaaataaaagtaaaataaagtagaaactGACTAACCGAGTTAGCATCCATGCTTTTCAAAAAGTCAACCTTTTGACCTCTGCAGGGGGGCAGATGTTTATGATCCATAACACGCAGCATGGCCTGTGTCTGGAGGAGTCAGCTGACACTAGTCAAGTTCTCCTGAAACAGTGTGACCTGGACTCTCAGGCTCAGCAGTGGCTCTGGATCAACCAGGGCATGCTGACGTGTGTCGGATCCTCCAGGTGTCTGTCGGCTCAGCAGAACCATCCGGTCCAAACCCAGGCCTGTCCGGAGTCAGACCAGGAAGCTCCAGAGCTGATGTGGGACTGTAGCAGTAACAGactcagcagcagaaacacttCCTTAATGCTGTCCACCGACGGCCAGCGTGTGATTCTCACAAACCACCTCAAGCACTTTGAGTGGAAGTCTCTTGACGAGGTGGACGTCTGTCAGACGAGCCTCCGTAAGTCTGAATGAACCAAAGTAGATCTGGTGCAGTCGATTTCAGAAATATACAGcaatatctgaaatataaagCCAACCGTGTCATTTCTTTGCAGCACTTTCAACAACTAAACTGCAAAGCAATACAGTAATACTTTATCACATGTAAAAGTCATGTCAATAATAACTGCTTGTGTATTAAATTTCTTCCAGAATTTGGTGTACCAGCACAGTAATTGATCTGTTTCTGAAAACCGAAGGATTTACCGTGTTCCTGTGTGTTCCTCTCAGGGCTCCGGAGAGCGTCTGAGGACCAGGACCCGTTAGAGGATCCGGAGGAGGCAGCAGACGGGATGAAAGGCATgacagaggagcagagagagTATTTCCGCTGGTTCTACCGTACCGAGGACCGTAAGTACCACCGCTTTTCATAAAGGTTATAAAATCCTTCAGCTGAAGATGGTTCACGTTAAAATGTTTGGTGAATTCAGAAGCTGAATCTGAATCTTTCATACATAAAAGCATACCGCTACAGCTACAGTATGttccttttaaagaaaaaaagtgcttaTACATATTGGTTTAAACCAATATGTATACATTTATTGTGCTGTCACCGTATTGTGACAGCacaatatgagacagataatctgaaagACTCAacctcctccatctcctctcaGTGCTGTCAGCTGCTCCTGTATAtgcaatgtgctaatggcagagaaacaacctttacaggaaaactgtttatctgctgtcatcagtggccatgctaattAGCCAGAGCGTTCATGGTGACTCCACTGTGGTGGACCATAGGGAGGAGGCAGAGGTCACAACCtggtgacagttttagcaaaatgtaaaaaacatccatccattatcttacaTGCTTATTCCTAGTGGGGCCACaaggggtgctggtgcccatgTCCAGCAGACAACAGGCAAGAGGAACACAGGAAGAAAACgcaaactgcattttaaacCAGGACCTTCTTTGGAAGGCAACACTGCTACCAATTGTGCCACTGTGCAGTTCTGTAAAagtctctttttaaaattgaaagttacatactgcagctttaacataAGGTCAGTACTTATATAAAAGAGAATTTGattgtaataaattaatattttaataaactgacTTTGACTCCACCTACAGTGGCCTCTCACTTTGAGTCACAGAACAAGAGAGTTTCCCAGCTGTTTGCCAGCATAGAAACAGTCGGCAGCAGATAGCAGTGATTTATTATCATGTTTGCAGCTGATTGGAGTTCTGGGTCCTGCCAGCATCATCCCCCAGCTACTCCTTCCTTACAGAACTCAATGAGGGCAGGAGAAAAGATTTGAGTGTGTAATTTCTGTGGCCCAACGTTGTTTCAGAAGGTTCTAGCTTTGCTAGGTCTTGATCCAGTGCAGAGATGGCCTAACTTTGTGATTATGTTCTTTTCTGTCTTGCAGCAACTATTTGGACATTTGTGCTTTTGGTTCTGGCTTTTGTCTGTTTGCTCATTGGGTTTTTGCTGCTGGGAATGGGAGCCATGGCCAATAAGTAGGAAATTACACATCAAATCTTAGCACCAAggagaaaaatgtaatgttccATTTTAAAGATTTCCTGCTTCATCTCCAACAGGAGCAGAAAGAAGATAGCTAAATACAAAGCCCAAGCATCCCTTGTTAAGAGGCATGAAGGTGAAGAGCTTCAAGTCGTTTCTGCTCTTTGGGATAACGGCACATCTCCGTTGCCACAGGGCCACACGTCATCCGTGTCTGAAGGGGACACAAAGGAACTGAAAACAGGGGACATTGTGGTCACATGGAAAGACGGCAATACCTCCTGCTTGTATCCAGATCATATTTTAgaggagagacaggaggagctggagaaacaggaggaagtGTGGCAGGAACGAGAGGCTCATGATGAGGGGAGGATGACAGAGTGAATACTGGTCTGTTCCTTAGCTTTTAAACGGATCCACCATTAGTTGtaacaatagactttatttgagaaatatttatttagatataaaaacaatacagtgaAAATAccgtttttataaatttaaataaaatattgtcacatgGACGTTGCCATATTGTTTAcactgcaatgcattctgggtaaatgacgTTTGCTTGGTCCAGTTGTGCTAGCTCCGTCCAGCTAAAACAGCAATGATAACATTAAGACTTTTCAATTTGAACTGGAGTTCATTGAAATTGATC
This genomic interval from Gambusia affinis linkage group LG02, SWU_Gaff_1.0, whole genome shotgun sequence contains the following:
- the LOC122846824 gene encoding cytochrome b-c1 complex subunit Rieske, mitochondrial; translation: MRGAQGRLSSSVSMMSLAARSGVFSPYMQATAFAVAGPLKPLVPGVVVKAEKILMDPKKLFLCRESLSGQSPKTGPAVTVSINGCAGVRFAHTDIKVPDFSDYRRQEVLDPYKSSQESSESRRTFSYLFTGVTAVVSVYAAKTVVTQFVSSMSASADVLAMSKIEIKLGDIPEGKNMTFKWRGKPLFVRHRTEKEIEAEATVNLSELRHPELDKDRVVKPKWVIVIGVCTHLGCVPIANAGDYGGYYCPCHGSHYDASGRIRKGPAPLNLEVPYYEFPDDDTVIVG
- the si:cabz01068815.1 gene encoding solute carrier family 51 subunit beta; this translates as MLDSCLFLLLLVPGGQMFMIHNTQHGLCLEESADTSQVLLKQCDLDSQAQQWLWINQGMLTCVGSSRCLSAQQNHPVQTQACPESDQEAPELMWDCSSNRLSSRNTSLMLSTDGQRVILTNHLKHFEWKSLDEVDVCQTSLRLRRASEDQDPLEDPEEAADGMKGMTEEQREYFRWFYRTEDPTIWTFVLLVLAFVCLLIGFLLLGMGAMANKSRKKIAKYKAQASLVKRHEGEELQVVSALWDNGTSPLPQGHTSSVSEGDTKELKTGDIVVTWKDGNTSCLYPDHILEERQEELEKQEEVWQEREAHDEGRMTE